The nucleotide window TTGACTACCTCATTGAAAGTGATGGTAGAAAACTCATTTCAGGCTTGATTCCAGATGCTGGAACCATCCATGCTCATGGTGAGGAGACTGTCAAAATACCAGTTACTTTAATATATCATTCCATATAGGCTGAAAGTTGATCTCATTGTTGATGTTCCTGTTTTGGGGAGGTTAACTTTACCTCTTGAGAAAACTGGAGAGATCCCTATACCTTACAAGCCTGATATCGATATGGAGAAGATACACTTTGAGAGATTCTCTTGGGAGGAAACTATAGCAGTTCTTCATTTGAAATTAGAAAATAAGAATGACTTTGACTTGGGACTCAATGCACTTGACTATGAGGTCTGGCTATCTGAGGTCAGCATTGGATCTGCAAAGATAGACAAAAACGGAATCAGTTACATTGAGATTCCTATCTCCTTCAGGCCTAGGATTTCGGATCTGCTCTGTGGGACATGATTAAGGGAAAAAGAACAGGTTACTCTATGAAAGGTCACATCAACGTTGACACTCCATTTGGAGCATTGAAATTACCCATCAGCAAGGAGGGTGGCACAACCCGCCTTAAGAAGAATAGGGAAGACGGttgtgatgatgatgatgatgaggtATGTTAATTACTCCTGACGTGTCTTTTTTGATGTTTGAAACTTGCTATATGAATAGAATCCTATGTTTCCTTATTTCATTCTTGTTTTGGGTTAGGATGTTACTCTTATGTTCGATTTGATTCTTCTTTTAAATACAAGAGGATCTTTATGATTCTTTAGTAACTAACGAATTGGATTCTACCCTTTGCTATTTGCTTGTCTTATttctttgaaaagcaaaaagtaAGAAGCATGTTTGAATGTAAAAGCAAGCTATGTTTATGAAGAACTAATAGTTCAAATGTAAGTTTCTTTAGAACGAGATACATGATTTACTTTACTGTAAATTGATCATGTTAGAATTGTGTTGTCTAACaagtatttgtttatttttaaataattatgattTTTCTTTTATCATTTGATTTTTACTTTAGCGCCTTTTAGGAGCAAAAAGCAAATAGCTTATATAACAAACCAAACAGGCCTTGtaaatttttgagattgttgatGACTGAGAAAGTTCTAATTGGATATTACAATGTATTGAAAATCAGTAGGAGGAAGAGTTCTGGTTAAAATTGGTAAGAGCCACTCATGAAAAGCATGCACTTCTAGGTGTAACATATCCATATATCATTGTCCTCTAAATGAATATCAGAGATTCAGAGTGAAGAAACTTAGAAAAAGATTGTTATTCATTCTGCTAATTAGTTTACACCTATAAAGAGAGGAATTAACACAAACAAGGAAAACAATCCCTAAAAAACAGTAACTTCCTAAGAATCAGTGACTGAGATTAGTTTCTATTTACAAGGGAACTCCTAGTAATAAGGTAAGTTTTCTGTCCTTAAATCTTAGGAATTCCAACACTCGCCCTCAAGCTGGAGTGTAGATGTTTATCAAACCCAGCTTGCCAATAAGTTCTTCAAACATGTTTCTTCTCAAACTTTTAGTTAACACGTCTGCAACTTGTTGTCTAGTAGGTAGGTAGGTGATGCACATTTCTTCTGAgtgtattttttcttttataaagtGGCGATCTATTTCCACATGTTTGGTGCGATCGTGATGCACAGGATTATGTGCTATGCTGACAGCTGCCTGGTTGTTACAGTACATCTTCATAGGCCTGGTGTAAGGCACTTTTAGTTACCCCATAAGTCTTTGTATCCAAACTCCTTCGCATATACCATGAGATAGTGCTCGATACTCTGCCTCTGCACTGCTGCGTGTTCTGATGTATAAGTTGTCTGTAATGAATCAAGAAGTATATAGCATGACTTGAAAAATATGCGGCATATTATATGTGCAATAAACCGTTAGATTTGTGCTTGAGACATCTTATGGAGGTCAAGGAACAAAGTCCCGTAATGCTTGAGTTCAGTTAGGTTTTTATTTCGATTCCCTTGCCCAACTTTCAGCATAAAGCCTAAAGGCCTCCTTCAAGACCTAAAGAAAGATGACAGGTTTTTACTACTtatatactaaaaataaataaatgcctATTATTCCCTAATGCATAGGCAAATAATAGGTTCTTGAGCATTATTTGACATTCAAGTGGTTAAGTTAACCATCAAGTAAGCAGAATAGTACATAAAAGTCATTTGATCATTTCAATATCCCAATGATCTAATTTCCACCCTGATCACCAGCTAGCATCtgtgaaatttcaaattttcattatgcTTCTTTAAAATTTGTTAAATGGAACAAaagcaaaaaaatatatattataaaaaggaAGTGGCAAAATCATCATATTTGAGTAGAAATTGCTAATAGTTCAAGCGTAAAGTACTTCCAGACATACGTTCTTGATTTAAAGTAAAAAAACCATGCATTTTTTTTCTTCCAAAAAAATGGCATCAGAATTCTAAAATGTTTTAttgagaaaatgaaaaaaaaagttaaaagaactaAGAATTTATTGAGAAATCTCGGGAAACAAACAAATTGGGAAAATCGAGAAGGATTAGAGGAAGATAGAAAGAGGAATCTTGATGATTCTTCGAGGGAGATTACTATTGGCAATTGGCAAGCTTCGATTGATGAATCTAAAAGGGaaatctaaaatatataattaggGTGAGGAAAGAAGAAAGGTCCCTTCCCTTTAAAGATTTGTATTGTTCTTTTTATTTATCGATATATGTTGTTTTTGGAGAAAAAGTAAAAATGTCAGATGAAAACGCTGCACTATGagatattttcattaaaaaatctctttaattagataattaaatgTTAGACCTGATTTATCAtttaatataacaaataatttaaagtGGTGGcaaaacaattaattaaaatgtttataaaaatattgtgatacaATTGGATCGACTGATCTATCATTTAATATAAAGaatgtttaaaatataaaattaactataaaaatattagtaataataaatttaatcatttgagaGAGTTTCATTCATTGTAATCTTTATggaaaaacaatatatataagtAATATTTTCTCTTTCATTTATCATTTGTTCATGTATCTGTCACATTTCTTTAGatatgcattttttttatttcagtcCTTTTATTTAGAAATGCAAAAATGATACTTATAGCGTGTGTTTTTTTGGCCCGTGGTAAGATCAATATACAAGAGATGAAAAAAAAGGGAGTAGCTAAATAGTGTTTTAAAGATACAGTAGAATTGATTAATTGTTTCCGTTTAAATTTAATTGTTTCTATTGTTGTTTAATACTCCAAAATTTTAATTCAGCGACGGAGGcatgttagaggtgttacaatataGAAGTCAACCAACTGCTATTTGTTATTAATTTGCTGGTTTTTTTAGTTtatctaattttacaatttagtccttttgcatATTAAGTAGTTAATTAGAGCAATTCACTTCCAAATTATGTTTGATCGTAATATAGAAATTAGTGAGTAGCTAGTTAGACTCCTTTCTTGCATGCTTgttaaatagtaataattaaattgTTGACTCCTTTTAAGTGATGTTGTATGCTTGCAGTTAAAaccaaacttttaaattttttttttgtgcacACGCACAAGGAGTCACCTTCTTCCCTCATTTCTAATCATCTCATTACATCTCATTTGATTCCATTTTATCCCATTGTATTCTATTCAAAGTTAGTGAATATGCTTTGAGAGCATTTTTTCAAACACCTTGTAGGCATTACAATCTTTTGTTCTTGGAGAGTTAAGTTGACTTCggctaatttaaaacaaaaaattcgCCTAAAACTACACAGATTATCAGACTAAAGTTTTGACGCAATGACAAAATAAgttctagaaatataaattttcatttaaatttttaattaaaaatataaaataataacacaACAAAATTTGATTGATAAACGCATATGtacatattaattaattatgatgtCATCAATTTGCCATGGAAGGACCTATGGATTCTCGTTGGGAGGACTTCTTGAGTATTCATCGGAGTGTAGAAAATTAGGACAACTGGAGTGCTCCTGACGtgcgaagaaaaagaaaaggaaacaaaTCAAGTGTTAAATTTGAAGTAAGTTCAACAAAAACCATAAAAATGTGAAGTAAGATGATATGGTTAGGAAGAAATTAGGACGGACATTTTGTAATTAATTAACTTACTAGTTGCAGCGAAACTTGGCTATAGTTGGGGGAGTGTCCTGGACTTCCAGCTTCCCAAGTGAGGTGCATGGTTTCTTCAGCAAGTAATCGCAGCCTGTTCAGTTCTGGCAGGACAACTTTGCCCAGATCGGGTCTATCTTTCCTCCTTAGCTCTGCACAGTTAAGTGCAATCTTTGCGAAGCTCAAGGCCTCTTGAACCGGCCAATCATCAATAGATGGGTCCAGCATTTGAGCGAAGGTCCCCTTCTCAATAGCCCGTTGCACATGCTGAGTCAATCCCATTGGTGGTTTTGCTGTTATTATTTGTAGAAGCATGATGCCAAGGGAGTATACATCCGACTTCACTCCCAGCATGCCTGTCTGCTGGTATTCTGGATCTATGTAGCAGAAAGTTCCTGCTGTGGAGGTCATCCGATACTGGGTTACATTGTCAGCCACAGATGGAGGAACTAGTCTGGCCAATCCAACATCACTAATCTTGCTCACAAAGTTGCGGTCAAGTAAGATATTGGCTGATTTCAAGTCACGGTGGACTATGGGTTCGGGTTTAGTCTGGTGGAGGAACAGCAAGGCTGTTCCAATTTCGGCTGCAATTCTGAACCTAAGCTGCCAAGAGAGAGTCGGAGTGTTCCCTCTCCTGAAGAGACGGTCCTCTAAGCTCCCGTTAGACATTAACTCATACACTAGGCATCCATACTCTGGGCAGGCTCCCAACAGGAGAACCATGTTTGGATGCCGTATGCAGCTTAAAACTTCTACCTGTAAGTTTAGTTCTTAGAGCAGccgaattttaaaattcattctgTAAATACACTAGTAACTAAAGCATGCATATTCAGCCTACAATGTTTTTGTTTCTCAGCAATCAGAATTAATGCTCTACAGGCTCATAATACTAAAATCCATTTGGAAGCCATACCTCTTGCTGAAACTGTGACCTTCCTTGTGCTGCATCTGGTCGCAAAACCTTAATTGCAACGGGAGTATGATCTAGACGGGCTTTATACACAGGGCCATAACCCCCTTCCCCAATCTTGAGAACTTCTGAGAAGAATTCAGTGGCAGCTTCAATTTCCTCTATTGTGTACTTCCTGTACCTGTAATCTGAATGTGCTAATGCATCAAGTGCCTTTTTCTTTTCCACTGATTCCTTGAACGCTTTCATTTCTGCGTTCACCCTTTTTTGTGATTCAATTTCAACAATTCTCTGAGCCGCTTCAGCGGCTTCCATTGCTGCTTTTGACTTAGCTTTCTCCTTTTCTGCTATTGCTAATGCAGCTTCCTCAGCAAGTCGTGCCTCTTCCAATCTCCGTTCCTCTTCCAATTTCCACAGCTGGAGTTCTCTTGCCTGTTGTGGTGTAATTATGCACAAAGTTCTAACTAGTCAAAGTATGTTGAGGAACAGTATAAGCAGATATTAGTTGACACTCTAACCGTCTGTTTTGCTGTGAGTGCTTCTTTGCCAGTACTATACATTTCCATAGTTTGCTTTAGCTCCAGCTTTAGCCTCCTCATTTCGGATTCCACGTCCTCCTGTATGTTTCCCCCAATAGCATAAAACTCATCCATATTATTATTTCCAGATATTTTACACACATTTTCCTAGAACATAGAATAatacaaataattaattaaatatatgcatatattgtAACGTAAATGGGAAGTGTGTAAAGAGGGCGAAACCTGGACTTGGTTAATTCATTCCACTTTCACCGATGatatttgatgattttgagatgaaacatcgtattttttttattgttatctCGTTTATAAGTATTAGTTAGACAAACCTGAAAAGTGTATATATCTTTTTTGAAAAATACGTATGatgaaaatttatgttttaatcgAAGTGAGAACCGGGGCTTTTGATGTTTTATTTTCGTTGGTGAATATAATGTGTTGTGTTGTACTAGCCTGTCTCACAGTCACATCAATGAATTTATGCATGCTTTCCAGGCTTTAGTCCTTGAGTaatttaatacacatatatatcTGTTCGTGGGTgtgtatatatatcatatcttTCTTACTTACCATTGAAGTAGATAAGTTTGAAAAATTGTCACTGTCCTGCGAAACGTATGAGAAATCATGTGGAGAGCTCAAATCCACTGAGTTCCGTCCAAAGTGCATTGACTCGAAGCTAAAATTACTTTCATAGTCTGAAACATTGGACAGTCTTGGACGAATGTAATTCAAATCGAAATTCATCAAAcaattcaaatcaaaattcatcaaacaaatgtaattcaaatcaaatacattcaaattgtccctaatatgagcctacgaagCCCTAAATATGGTGGAGTCTTCGACGAATTCTGAATCCGAACTAGCTTTGATTCTCTACAAAACACGAAAATattacacaaagtaagctatatagcttagtaagctcgtataaaacaAGCTCAATTAGTCATaaatatataattcaataatTCGAATTTATCAACATGTATTTTTctttaactaacaaacctttcatgtACTCAATCATGAGGTTATACATAACCTTCACAAGTTTCATCGATTTGAAGCTTATACaactcatgtacatacctgtaccatctcgtatcaatcaCATACTAaatcacatctttcatttacccgttgaaccatttcggaataatattggatactcaggaaatatcgcacactaagtgcctcaTAAatataaccgaagctatctcaatcttgcATATTAAGTGTCATCATATATatactcactctcgagctatcaacgggcctgttcacacaagctgtgggtcgAGACATAGCTatgcggtgctgctcacacaagctgtcaagtattcgCAACAGGTGTTGgaatactcagccaccggtaagtcgtacatgaccagcacctggatcacataatcacaataccggtaacccctaatgacatgtcattcgcatcctaatctattcccaaggttcaacc belongs to Gossypium arboreum isolate Shixiya-1 chromosome 7, ASM2569848v2, whole genome shotgun sequence and includes:
- the LOC108477714 gene encoding U-box domain-containing protein 34-like, producing the protein MHFLLSTLKFAYVLDTPRPEENENESVVATQERQKGDNADYMCMGYILNGLSDGLFDTYQNEVTDKELWDKLKTRYMTEDVTSEKFLENVCKISGNNNMDEFYAIGGNIQEDVESEMRRLKLELKQTMEMYSTGKEALTAKQTARELQLWKLEEERRLEEARLAEEAALAIAEKEKAKSKAAMEAAEAAQRIVEIESQKRVNAEMKAFKESVEKKKALDALAHSDYRYRKYTIEEIEAATEFFSEVLKIGEGGYGPVYKARLDHTPVAIKVLRPDAAQGRSQFQQEVEVLSCIRHPNMVLLLGACPEYGCLVYELMSNGSLEDRLFRRGNTPTLSWQLRFRIAAEIGTALLFLHQTKPEPIVHRDLKSANILLDRNFVSKISDVGLARLVPPSVADNVTQYRMTSTAGTFCYIDPEYQQTGMLGVKSDVYSLGIMLLQIITAKPPMGLTQHVQRAIEKGTFAQMLDPSIDDWPVQEALSFAKIALNCAELRRKDRPDLGKVVLPELNRLRLLAEETMHLTWEAGSPGHSPNYSQVSLQLEHSSCPNFLHSDEYSRSPPNENP